The genomic DNA ttccaaatgggacCATGTAAGTGCTGgccttttattatttaacaaattcaaTACCTCTGTACATTGTGCTTTAAATAAACAGATTTACCTCCATAAAATTGTGAAATTGAGTGAACATTCTGAACATGAGCTTCGCCAAAGCAATATTCCCCCTAAGAGCAGTAACAGGCAAAGCCAAAAAGGAAAAAACTTAGTAGATCATCATCATATACAACGAATGATAATAGCCACATGTATTTTTCAACTGAAGAATAAAATTCTTACCATGATTGGTCAAAGTGTACATAGGGATAACGCACAATTACTGGTTGAACTGAATAACCGGGTATAAATGCACCAAGTTGGAATGAGATCACAAGCCTTCCATTTGTAGTGGTTCCCTCGGGAAATAAAAGCAGGCGAGGAAATCTATTGCTAGAGGCCTTTCTCTGTATTCAGATCCTCGAAACCACATTCTGTATCATATAACTTTTACATTGATAAACCTTAATAGCTTTAATTGTTGTAAATGTGTAGATGCCTTTGCAAATAAAGTATAACATTAAACTACAAGAAGTATTATAGAACACCCTTTCCATTTGACATCATGATCATTTATTTAAGGCATTAATATGCAATATGCATCAAATACACCCTTGGATTGCAAGAGTTGATGTGGCTCTCATAGTGCTTATACCCCCATTAGCATTAAGCATATGATGTATGTACAAGTAGAGACTCTCAAAAAGTTTTAACTAGGCTCAAAATGTAACAATAGAACTTCCTTTACCTACATCCTCAAAAAAACAGTTCATTGAAATATTGACTAGGTAGCTTAATTCACCTTGGAAACATATTGACACTATTTTGAAACAATTTTGTTTCTGAAACGGATCCGAATCTGAATGAGGAACTgccaataaatattttaatcttggCCACAATAAGGCATAGTAGTTTGATAACATGGTTTATCActtaatctaaattattaagtgtttattttaattaaattcatttaaataaatattatttaaaattacttaattatttaaattcagcTCAATTAAGTTAAGAGGTTAAGCTAAAAACTCTGGCTTAGTTCAGCAAAACTATAAAGAATATAACTCATAATTAACCAATATACATCTctataaggataaaatagtctttttaAGTACTTCCATATATTAGTTCCACGTTTTATCAAACTAACTAACATATCAAATACTTAAAATTCAGATATTTTCATTCACTTTatgtaacatttatttttcagacacttaaatttttaattttatcaaatacatCTCATTCCATGTGATCTCATCTAAATTCACATCTGGATGAGAAATCTAGTAGAAATTAACTTTCTAGATGAAACCAATACGTATGTGTTTGTATAACATGCTTGTGATCATATAGTGCCCCCAAGCCTCTAACTGACATCGCAAACATAGGAGTGATTACCTCTCACTTCAATTGAAGCGCAACTACATAAATCCAAACAACAAAAGGCAAACCATGATCCTTATTGAACATGAATTGCACAAAAAGAATgcaataacttaaaataaacaaCATAATTCATAAAGCTCACAAAAGAAAATATGTAGATTGGGCAAGATTGAATGTTTACTACCTTTATTTCATTTACGGCATTCTTCCTTGATAATGGACAGAATCTATTGACATATATAACctagaaaacaaaacaaagtcAATAAACTACAATCTATTAGAGATAAATGTTGAATTGAACTCTTGATCAACATGACCATCTAAAAGTAAAGCTGAAGTCTTTTACTTCCacaaattacaataatatattaagtttaccTGCATTGCTCTGATAATGGTTCCAACAAATGGGATGGAATCATGGGATTCTGACGATACAATGGTAGGGAATAATtcatagaagaagaagataggaTCAATATATGATACATGGTTTGATACAACTATTGGTGCGATCTCCCTTGGAGCTGGTCTCCCTTTACGTTTTATCCAATGGTAACTGTAACAAAAgaaccaaattttaaaaaaaaaaaaaaaaaagatacaaaaatacaattgattaattaatgttGAATATCCAATGGTAAATGTAACAATTAatctacaaaaattaaatacttttatGTCTATTAAGCTGATTTGATAACAACATTGAATTAAAACTAAATCTATCAAAACAACCTGAAAATAACTGCAAGAAAATGAAGTGAAATCAATTTTACCATTGCTCAACACTAATTTGTTGAACCATACCTCAGTGTAAAGCTAAAATTATGCAagtttcattatttaatttaaagtttcaAGTCCATAATTTCCAATGTAGATTCATATCAGAAGTTGAGGACTAAGTTTGCTATGCTTGAATAATTTCATTTAGCAATGAATTAGAACAGATTTAGGACATGTTTGGCTTGGGAAAAATCCAGAATCAccagtataaaataatattgttttaatctataatttgatttatatctaaatatcacattatatattaaatttagtttttgtttctttttacaATACttgaaaattacaaaaaaatcacctcaaaattcataataatcCATAATCATCAGTTGAATAAACAGCCTCTTAGTATACGTGGGTCAGAGATCGATTGAATAGAACTGcctatttttctaaaaaaaatataaatatatttattataaagacTAAAAGACAATGACATGCTCTATTTTTGTCATTTCAATAATCTCACCATagtaaaaatatgtaatattccAAAAAATTCTACAACATTTTGTATTGCACATAACTAAATAAAGAAAAGTaggaaaagagaaaaatatatataaatatgtaactAGAGGGTCGTATCCAATAAACTGAACAACTAACTCTATCTCTAATTCAATCAATTCGCTGTATGTAAAGCCGAATATTGGATTTATTATTCGAAAACACTTTCTGGAGTTGAGTTTGGAAAGAAAACATTGCTAAACTTCCTTGAAAACACTTTTCTTTGTCTAAGTATTTAATTCAGATGTGATTTAAATGAGATAATGTTATGAAACATAACTTCCATGTGCAtacattcataaatttattgcTGTTTTTCTCCTCCAAACACAACTTCAGAAAGTGTTTCGAAATGGGCTCATAAAGGCAAATCGAATCGTTATTAAGCTAGAAACAATGAACCAAACCGGTATCATTCCTAATTTTTTTGAACCCCTTGACCAAAGTTTAATGGAGTTTTGAACTTCTTTCCTAGAAAATTATTGTTAATCaatttcttttatcaaataGGCCCTAAATCTCAATATTGCAGCACAAAGATCCCAACTTTCAGATCAGGAAGTAGATTGCTTCTTTCAAATCAGCAGCTGATTTTGGAGAATAAGTGTTGATGAATCAAGAATTTTGTAgacttttctctctctctctctctcacacacacacacacaaactttttttttcagattcagGTTTAAATGCTCAACCACCATAAATACAGGCGATTTTTTACCAACTAATCATGACAATGATAGACGTCCATAGATTTTATATACAAGGAAGGAAGACGACATTGAGAAAGCCAATTGAAAGAGAGTTGACTTACCCAAAAGAGAACAAAATTCCACGGGCGCAAACTCGGGTGACCCACATAAGCCTACACCTCCATCTAGGCATGGGATTCTGCTTATCCTTCCAACCTCCTAAAGCAAACTTTGTGGAGATGAATCCAATCGATATAAATAGCGCAAATAGCAAAAGCCTAATGAATACAATAGGAATCATAATTATAATCTTCAACCATTCATAAAACCCTTCAATCTTAGGCGTATGATTTCGAAATGGATCAATCGTTGATGTCGTAGGAACGACGAAATCCCTAGCTCCGATGATCTTGTAAGGGTTTTCGATCTCGATCTGGCACCCGTTCAAGTGATTTTCCCTCTGATTTTGAAGTTTGGAAATCGCAGATTCAGAAGAAGCTAAATCGCCATCAGGGACGATGATGACGACTTGAGGTTCAGCTGACGTCTGTAAGAGGCGGTCGGAGGAGGGAAGTAAGGGCTTTGTGAAGTCGCATCCGGCCATTGTTGGGCGGATATTCTGAGGAGGAGGAGGCGTAGAATGCTTTAGCCTCCAGTTCAATAAGAAAGAGAAATCGGAGCAGCAGCAGATCaatataaaaaagatgaaagatgctttcaaataaccatttttatttcttcGTCTTCTTCAATTAACGCCTTGTTTgtttcaatttcattttattataaatattatttaacatttatgtatatatatacaaaatatttgaataaattatttttccttattttcttattaattaagatTGTTTGGTGGgttatttgataataattttaatcaaatatcaaaatattctatatttccttttaaatgatttaggcttgtttaattttgagtttttaagatttgtatgagtttttgtttttaaaaaaatatatatttgagatttatttaataaaaataaaagtaaaaatattttttattttaattaataaatttaataattaaaaaaatattaatttctctcagCACACTCAATTATCTAGTTGTAGtctaaatgaatatttaattctacattttttcaattaaataaggATTGATATTCTCTTTAATCAATTAGAATTAATCAGTTCAATTACAAGGTAGTACATTTGTTTAATgaaacttaataatataaacaaatttttctAAGGAAATAATTGAGTACCTTCTTAgttaacaattaaatattaaaatattgtttgattaacaATAAAAGAAAAGTCATTGTTGAtgtatatttgttatttgaaaaGTTCATTTGTGTATCTATCATCTATAACTTAGTGACTAAGACTTATTATATTAAGTTCCGTGTAAACGGGTTAACTAAGgttaaaagataatattgttataattaattaacaaatttaaaattttttttaattattatggtaaattgttaaaataattaactaagaTTTAGGTGGGTTCAAGCTCATCTGaaataattgttgttattttattttccaatataattgattataaatgaaatatttaaatacttttttgcttttattttttcttgttcATTTCAAAAACTTGTAAAGTTCACCATAACTTGTAAACATTTGTAAAGTTCACCATAACTTGTAATTTtgtatgtaaaataaaaatgtcaaattatctggttaaaaaaaaagtaagatgCATTCATTTGTAGattatacattaaattataatcacgttaaaataaattacatattata from Impatiens glandulifera chromosome 9, dImpGla2.1, whole genome shotgun sequence includes the following:
- the LOC124914788 gene encoding lysophospholipid acyltransferase LPEAT2-like; translation: MAGCDFTKPLLPSSDRLLQTSAEPQVVIIVPDGDLASSESAISKLQNQRENHLNGCQIEIENPYKIIGARDFVVPTTSTIDPFRNHTPKIEGFYEWLKIIIMIPIVFIRLLLFALFISIGFISTKFALGGWKDKQNPMPRWRCRLMWVTRVCARGILFSFGYHWIKRKGRPAPREIAPIVVSNHVSYIDPIFFFYELFPTIVSSESHDSIPFVGTIIRAMQVIYVNRFCPLSRKNAVNEIKRKASSNRFPRLLLFPEGTTTNGRLVISFQLGAFIPGYSVQPVIVRYPYVHFDQSWGNIALAKLMFRMFTQFHNFMEVEFLPVVSPLENQKESAACFAERTARTIANTLNVSQTCYSYGDFMLLAKASELKQDNPSVYMVEMARPELKSHISSMEAVDFLETFISMNPDASGSIKIDDFIKGLRLWPCALSEKIFRFLDVQRRGRISFKQFLLGSANVLKQPLFRKACELAFVECSSAGNHLISESELGEFIRLAVPEMKTCEIHGLFTLFDRDRDGRISREDFIVGLRRNPLLIALFLPLLTPTALDQAALPTIMVAI